One Primulina huaijiensis isolate GDHJ02 chromosome 8, ASM1229523v2, whole genome shotgun sequence genomic region harbors:
- the LOC140982273 gene encoding transcription factor RF2b, whose product MQDPNFKHSLNQPPPFSAAMRPSHHRRAHSEVNFRLPEDLDLVSDPFDAPAGSFEELGSEEDLFSTYMDIEKLSSAAGAVGGSGVGESCLGNAGGGSVPREAEEGEKAGSVRPRHRHSNSVDGSSLLMNESSIEAKKAMPPDKLAELWTLDPKRAKRILANRQSAARSKERKARYISELERKVQTLQTEATTLSAQLTLFQRDTTGLNNENTELKLRLQAMEQQAQLRDALNEALKQEVERLRIATGDISTSSDTFSLPISHAPYNSSAFFSSQPQAGTNDLRNSQMPQFHSLPAGMSTHHYAMLSTAQVQGLTDSLHHDSLGRFQGLDISSRGSQIVKSEAPSISASESSSTF is encoded by the exons ATGCAAGATCCCAACTTCAAGCATTCGCTGAACCAACCGCCGCCGTTCTCCGCCGCAATGAGGCCTTCCCACCACAGAAGGGCCCACTCCGAGGTGAACTTCCGGCTGCCGGAGGACTTAGATCTGGTGTCCGACCCTTTTGATGCGCCAGCTGGGAGTTTCGAGGAGCTGGGATCCGAGGAAGATCTGTTTTCCACTTACATGGACATTGAGAAGCTAAGCAGTGCCGCCGGCGCCGTCGGCGGATCTGGGGTCGGAGAATCTTGCTTGGGTAATGCCGGCGGAGGAAGTGTCCCCCGCGAAGCGGAGGAGGGGGAGAAGGCTGGCAGTGTCAGGCCGAGGCACAGGCATAGCAATTCGGTGGATGGTTCGAGTTTGCTGATGAATGAGAGTAGTATCGAAGCTAAGAAAGCGATGCCTCCTGATAAGCTTGCTGAGTTGTGGACTCTTGATCCTAAACGGGCCAAAAG GATTTTGGCGAATCGGCAATCTGCTGCTCGATCAAAAGAGAGAAAGGCTCGCTATATATCTGAACTAGAGAGAAAAGTTCAAACCCTTCAAACTGAAGCCACAACTCTATCCGCGCAACTCACGTTGTTCCAG AGGGATACAACAGGGCTGAATAATGAGAATACAGAGCTTAAGCTTCGGCTACAAGCCATGGAACAACAAGCTCAGTTACGTGATG CCCTTAATGAAGCCTTGAAGCAAGAAGTAGAAAGACTCAGAATCGCCACTGGAGATATCTCGACCTCCTCAGACACATTCAGCTTGCCAATTTCCCATGCTCCATATAACTCATCGGCCTTCTTTTCGAGTCAACCTCAGGCTGGCACAAACGATCTCCGAAATTCACAGATGCCACAGTTTCATTCCCTTCCGGCTGGCATGTCTACTCACCACTATGCAATGCTCTCCACAGCTCAAGTACAGGGTCTTACCGACTCCTTGCACCACGATTCTCTCGGTCGTTTTCAAGGTCTCGATATCAGTAGCAGAGGTTCTCAAATTGTCAAGTCAGAAGCCCCTTCGATTTCCGCCAGCGAAAGCAGCAGTACGTTCTGA